DNA sequence from the Antedon mediterranea chromosome 7, ecAntMedi1.1, whole genome shotgun sequence genome:
ataaaagtgggatgaacccacataagacaAAAGAAAATACACTTACAAGTATTCCAATTCTGccaaaccagcaaatgcattggcttgTAATGTTCTTATTTTGTTACTGTACAAATACCTTGAAAGCAAaaagaatgtacagtataagtaaatcACAATACCCAAACTATCTTAGTTTTTCTGTTTGAATGTCtcgatatattatattttaaacaaaatgtctgcaaaaaattcaaattgtttgtttaaCCATATAATGTActatataatatgtaatatgttcaaatactgtagtttaatcATGGTGGATCAATTAAAAAAACGTTTTTTGTTGTactgtaaataacaataataataaaattatagaaTATATTTCGTTATCaatgtaaaataatgtgtaatttTATTTCTGATTCACTATTAACATGGACCTATATAAATTCTATTCTCAATGAAACATAAATTGTAGAGTTTGGTTGTAGAATATTAGTGGTATCAAACAATTTtagttaaacaaaaacatttgtaCCTACAATGCTGTTATTGGATCATACACATTGTACTTAACAAGCTCTGTATGTATATTTGCATTCTATCGAGTACATCTAGTGTCATTAAGACAATAACCATTTGAGTAACACGTCTGGACATTGCATGTGCAATATGTTGAGCATCCGTctataatgatttttaaaaaaaacaccatcaGTTAATTCAGTAATTcatataaaacaacaacattaacATTGCTTATATTTGACATAgtagatgatgatgaataatggtgatgataacaataataataataataataataataataataataataataataataataataataataataaatttagctTACAAATCCAAAATAtccatattaggcctatttagaaAACGATATgtcaatttaagtatttttacGGTTAACATTAATTCTTATACAGTTCCATACAGGTGTATTAAAACAGCTTTAAGATTACACTGTTTATTTCGTGAGATTATTTTTCctgatttaattaaaaataaaacaaatcgcTTACTGAAGACaataataaagacaaaataaattacattaatgaaTCCATTTTTGTAAATGACATgcaatttgacttttttttaacACTAGTCGCGAATTTTTACtagatggtatataaagttggttcatacttccGGGTTTGATTTTAACAACCgaatgtaaccctgtttactaattaggttgagttagataattagttattgacaattaaaacgaatttaacTTCAGCCATTTGCTCCAAATaagggtgtttttcgatcgtgcaAACTGTATAATTGATCGCGGTATTGCTGAAAAATACCCACACACAATAATaagaggatgcttcgcattttctcTTCTCCTAATTGTGTTTGATAACTAAaaaaccggttgaactgctCGACTACAGCATCGTAATGTTGAAGACAAACCAACTTTcttaaaaaaatgctttttaaCAGATTTTGTATACGCTTATACAAACGTATTTCTTGTCGATTAATGGAAAATTCCAATCTTTCAGTCTTTCAGTCACCATAGGTATTTGGTATAACACAGGTAGGTAAATTTAGATTGTTCAagtaaataccatcctaattggtataattaatacattatttagtttaCACATCGTTTGAAACTAACTTCTGCGAAAGAGTGGGCGGTTTCGGCCTAAGAAGGAAGACGTTGCATCAAGGACAGAAGTATCAcacggtcctaacgggacacacaGATAGCCCACAGTCTTCcatgccagcttactcaataactcggctatcggggtcTTATCATCAGTTCTCCCTACgtaattttatatactattccccacaatatactcGGATGCTTTATGGCGGGCacagttgaaaatctaccgatgaaatcagacattttagtttcaaaaccctttataatatcttcctaagatagtgaacaatatcgtaatagtggaaattaatgttatcaaatctacgtttcgcggtacatctaagatagataaggtaggtatccaaggcggagatttgtctCGAagttttccattgtgctcgccaaTGTCAGATTaaccatatttatatatagataatgacAAATTATAGCAAAAATACCGGATCTAAAGACAGTCCGCAAGATTCgtagtaaaataaaatttaacgaGATCTAAGTAGTAAAGATAACTTTATAAGTGGCAAGATCTGAGTAGTCTAGTAAACCCTAccaattgatttttaaaaagtcgatactttggtcatttttcgaaaatgtccATGAAAATGGCGAAATTTGGTCAGATATGTGCAGTCAAGTAAATGCACGATACTcgctaataaaaaaaaaatgtaattataatatattatgctattatatgataaatttaaaagtaaaaaaaattaatcttaCCAGTTAAACTGGGATTACTATTACTATAATTAGAGTAATAAGGATCATACGAATAACTGGAACTGTTTGCTACTTGGCCAGAAACATAAAAGCTAGAAAACACCACCACGAATATCACAAGGATTTTGAAGATCATCATCTTCTTGCACAGGTCTGTATAAACGCTGTCCAAATAATCAAATTAGACTACCTGTGAGAGTTGGGTCAGTTTATGAAATACTTTTTACTCTGAGATTGTATCTATTATTGGCGCTAGtgagttttaataatttaggtTATTAATCACTTCACCAGAGATCTTCAGATAAACGTAGTCATcatgatacatttaatatttaatttgtttttttttagaatattaATATAGTAGAAAGTTGAAACGTGTAACAACTGTCATCTTTATAAGAATACATTATACTGTAACGTTTTTGAGTTCAACGTCTCTGATATATGTTATGttgttaacgttttccgtcttccgacattacgcttttcacaatttgtttccattttttttctgtttatggcaggatggtttgttattgtgttagtgtctacttgtccttgtaagtctttgtttatttgattcatccagttatttttttggtcttcctacgggtcTCTGATAGGTCtattacaattatatattttcaattaatttttttcaaaatatggcagcgcaaaatttcgacccttttatttgtcgACAAAACTGTAGCGCTCAGTTGATGAAGCGAACTGTTTATTCGGCAGtctttactaaataaattgcatgaaacaaacaattaaataacagcattaacatgatgttggcatgtagttgataatattttttatcataaaaatactaccggtggtctaggCTTAAATTAGTgtaaccgtcacaaaaagttgtatacatcctcatttatggcggcgccctaccacatggacaatattactttTACAGAGAAAATCGCGGATTCTTGTGATATATTCTATGGTAAAACTAAAACCAAAGAATATGTCAGAAGAATGGGCAGTCCTCGATTTTTGCAATGGAAATTTGGTATCACTTTTAACCGAGCATGGACAGACTAGAAAAGACTTGatttaaattgatattatacatgtcgcattaaatagaattataataatatttatgcaattatatagcattttatagaaaatatttagTAACAAACTATTGTACATTCACTTctagaaaaaattattttaccaccatgctaaattagttcacaaagaAAGGCTTAGCAACAACCAACATCAACCATTTGTTACCAAGCATGACGTACTGCCATTACCGCAAACTAATGTACATAGGCCTACCCGTTATTCAAGTCATGTTTGTATGATATAaattactataaataataattatttttgctaCCAGAAACAATTAgttcataaatattattaaactatcctttgTGAAAACTCGTCAACCACTTTAACGCGCCCGGTAGTTGACGCGAACTGTATTCggcaatttttttaataaataatttgcatatcacgaaaaattaaaatatcgaATACTAGCATTTAACATGATTGTTAGCAtatagttgataacattttttatcatgaaaaccCTACGGTGGTCCAGGCTTAGATCTTTTCACAAAAAGGTATATGCCCTGCCGCATGGGAAACATTACTGTTGCAGGGGAAACCGCGGATTGCTCATTCTTCTGAACTATGAAACGCTGTTAGTGTCTTTGCATTGTATTTTGTACCCAATCCATTTCATTGATTAATTGCCAATCACGTGCCGGAAaagtgataatgataataatgaacaGTATACTAATGAACGTTCAGctttttgtaaaaatgttgatataagcCGTTTTCAAAAGTCAATCTCTTCTTATAGGCTGAGTGCGTGCTGTTTATTTACTAATTACCCTCATCCAAAATTGGAGCACAGCTTTTCCGAGTGTTTAGGCCTAGAAATAGTGCTCTTTCTGCATTATTTTTTCTCCTATGAGGCTAATGGcagaaattattaataattcatgagAATAATCATGACATCATAAGGTAATTATATTTGCATAGAAGAGATCAGATACCTTTTGCAATGTCAAACAGTTGGTCGATAGGCCTAGTATACTAATGATCTGGTGCTTTGGGTTCGGTGCTCATCAACATCATCcgtatattttttaattgttgagagagattatttagagggataggttaagttatatttaggaagtaggtCAGTTATCTCGTAATTCTTTTAACATAGAAAAAATTAGGtacatgaattattcataatttctgTCATAATCTAATTGGAACAAAAATAATGCTTCCCGTCTTGGTCTTCGAAAAACACATTACTCTCAAATTATCACAATACAATGTGTAAATGTATTATCTTTATTGACATGGTGTTGCAGTATAATGAAAAACCTATCATGTGTCACTACCAATTAATTCTTACTTTAATGAATATTATGCAGCAGCCAAAACTAAATCAttggttaattttttttaactaatAAAGTGCGCATGATCAGTAATTAACAAAACAACCAGATGCCCAATCACAGCGCAAAAATGTGTCCtccaggtcaaaggttaaaaaggatcgcatttatccgataattacctgatttgaatgagataattatcgCTTAATTTTTCTCGAGTGCAATCGGTTAAACCCCGTTTCCACAGGCAGTTTATggttaattatcggttaattttgaCTGCGGCAACACGGCCTTAGAAATGTACatttactacagtactacatGGTAAGAAGAAATGTTCtattaacaaatacaaaatatttgtttatttataaatatatactacTACCACACAACAAGCTTGTGATAATTACTCATACTATTATCCAGTAACCTTTAGTTACTTCTATTACAGTTACACATATCATATGGTACCatgtggcctagaaaaaaagcCCCAGATAAAGTTAACGGTAATTTTGTCTCAATTTTTGAAAAAGGCTAACTTATCAAACTACTTGGAATATTGTTGGCCAATCAGAAGGATCAGggtggttttttttaaaatagttaAGATATATGTTTTAAGTTTTAGTTTTGGTATGAAGGTGAACAGACACAGGCCAGCAAGAGTGCCTGTTCATTAAAGAAATATACTTTTACTTTAACTTTACTGCATTTTTTATGTTCATCTTTGTCTGATAACTATATTAAAGCGCTGGGACGTTTCTCCTATCTGACTACATAAGTAAACCGCTCATTCGAAGCCCGTAACAAAGCTCTTATTTTAACCATATGTAATTTCATTTTTGATTTGAACATGATTTAGGTTTTTTCCTTCTTACAGtatttgatatttaaatatagCTCATTTCAATATATCACTATTCAATTCTTCACATAATTTTACAAATTACCTaaccagagaagagtgaaatttaACTCTTCCGTGACCTAACTACTGtgcataaaaatgtaattgtataACCACTATATTTGcactataattaaaaatgtattgtcccccaataacataaaaacatgaagatttattaaatcagactttgaattgTAGAAAAAAACTGGGAAAAAACAtcgttttcacttataaaaagagaaaataaatggttaaattcaaccaaaaaaccTATTAGCTGGcaaccaatttgactatttttcctttaaattacagttttttttcaaataaataaatttcttttcgatccaatttttagtctaaatggataactattatgtgatattaaaatggcatattcaaccaaaaatttagaaaaaaatatttttcagggggacaatacatctttaatagaaataggcctactatctaaTTTAAATTGCGTTTGGATaatatcaaagaacttataacacaagaatctccagttcgtccgaagcgcgtaacaatttcgaaaggcattgtgggatagaatagacctatgggtggcgccattgtgagccatggagtagggcgcccgcatcaaattagaaagtcaaaatcatagaggggatctgctaatgctctaggggggatagagtaattgactgaggagtagggcgcccgcatcaaattagtaagtcaaaatcatagagggggggggggggggggtttgaatgcaaattgaagaacaggagattcttgtgttataagttctttgataatattaaaatacagagTATATAAAGAAATTAGGCATATTGTACGAATAAAAGAACACTagaaaaacaattgtttttataattagtATGCTATAGTTAtgtaattgtaaaataattcCATTCCAATTATCCATGCATGATTTATTTACACGTGACATGTGGCTACGCGCATATCACGTTTTTGtcatgaaaatgaaacattagaCATTAATTTGTCGTACCAGACtggagcaggtgtgaaagaccatTCACTAAATTAGaacagaatttatttttgttgtacttCCTAACAGTAAGACCCATCTGAATAACATATCAAAAATGGAGAAAAGGAAGAAAAATTGCTAAAACTAAAATGGCCGTTTTCTCTAAATATATATAGCCAAATatcataatatacagtaatataatactTGCTAACTATAGTTATTGTACCTATAATGTGCATGAAAATCACTGgagatgtttaaaaaatgaattgttcaacttttaaaaatccaagatggtttaaaatgatgttCACAATGGCTGCCATTTTTCTTATCCTGTATAAAACACCAAATAAAGTCTTTCAAAATTGTCTGTCATAGGTCGTATACAACATTACCAAAATACATTGATGAATAATTTAAATGGGTATATAGATATACTGAAatcttgaaaattaaaattagcaAACTAGATTGATGAATTCATTGAATATTCTATAATCTTGACATATAAATTCTTAAATCTTTTTTAgcacaaacaaacatatgaaTTGTACAAGAATTAAGATAATTGTTATCAAAATTAATAAATGCttttaaatgatattaataaaaagtTTACAAGtttaaattagataaaaatgtGATTAAAACAAGATCAAAGCAGAGAGTTGTTAATTGAAACTCTCTGATCAAAGATTGAATTCAATAAATCACAATGTATTAAGTGGAATCTGTACAGGTGCCGGTTGACGCACTTTGCACTTAAACATATAAGCAATTGTGTAAAGATACGGATTGACTGAGGAGTTGATGGGGATGATAAATGTCGCTGCCCAAACATATATTTCATCAGGAATCGTCATCCAACCCGTCTCGGAACCAATTGCCATTACTATAATCGGGGCCCAGCAACAGAAATCAGTGAAAACTATCAAGCCAATTTTTCTGGCCATTTTCAACTGTTTTTTCCTCCTCTGTTCACTATTGACAGTGGCCCCCGATCTCTTCACTGACAAGAAAATTGTCAGATAACTAAGTACAATTACAAGAAAGCCGACGCCATTAAAGGCAACAAAAATGGCAACAGCATACTCCCAACCTGGCCACCGACTTCTGGTTAAAGGAAGTGCAAGGCACACGCTTTCCTTTCCATAATAATTGTCACCAAAATACGATAAGCTTAATTCATTGGCTATCACTGGAAGAAAACTCAGCACAATCCAGAATAGCCATCCGAAGCCGATAATGATTCGACATTTTGTACGATTGAGGCGTTTCGTACTAAATGGATTAACAATGTTAATAGCTCGATCCACACTCAGCAGCATCAGTGTAAACACTGATAACTGCCCAGACAGTGTAGAAATAGCTCCTGCAAAGCTGCAAAGGAAACTGCTCTTCCAATCCCTTGCAGCTGTCGCGTACCGTCCACGATAGTGTACATCCACACTGGCAATGATGATCAGGTAGACTGCCATCAGCAAGTCAGAAACGGCAAGATTAGTAATGAGTGTGGTTTGGGCCTTATTAAAATCGTTACTATCATTATCTTTTTTAAACTTTCGTGAAACGATAACAACAACATTCCCAATGACCGAAGATAACCCGATAATCATCATCAACACACGGAGACGTTCATTTTTTAGCAAGTCTTCACACGATGAAAATGCATCTGAAGGCTCGCAGACATCGATGGCGCCAACAAGGCAACAGAGACTAGAGTATTCCGAGTACctaaaataatcaaaacattCTTGAGTTTTGAAATTTGTGCACATTTTTTAGTCACCCACCTGTATTCTTGAAATACCCACCAGCAACTAATTCAAGTTTATGTATCTCCCTTTTATTTAGCAGTCCCACACTGCGAGTAGATTAACAGAATGCTCATGTGACTTAAGCACACATTTAGTGGCACATTTGTGAATTTCAAAAACAtgcaaaatacaattttgaGAAACAAGAGAGATCTTTATCGTCGTAAGTTTCCACAATCATCCTGTTGATTGTAAACTAGTCAGTGTGGTGGCAGTCTTTCACAGATGGTTTTGGGAttagtaaaatacttttatttctattttaatttattttttttaatagatttttttttaaatttatttttttcaacaattaatttatttttacaaggGAGTTACTTGGATTgcccaaattttgataaatcATTACTTACAATTCCTTTAAGCTTATCAATTGATGAAAGGTCCTGTCCCTGTAAACCTGTAACTTGTTGCCTTTTAattgtctaaaaaaaaataaatttaaactaaataagtTTGTTTTCACACTTCTTAATTCCTTCATTACTTAATATATATGCTGTACATATtaacatttcttattttaatactgtacagaaGGAATAATAAGTTTagatttgtgtgtgtgtgtgtgtgtgtgaacaaCACAAATAGGTTAAtgctaaactatcaaactttatgtgaaaaccatatggacacgatgatatcatattactaccatattcagcacatcacacattttgtcCTTgaactagtttcatagtgtagattAGAGTTTAGTTACACATTGCACTGATTATATAAGCATGTGTTCGCAGTTGCGAATCCATGATATCCGAAATGTGGAACACTATTGAATTAGTGGTAAATCACACGCACTAATATTGTTAAGAATAATTCAATTGAGGCAGTCAAAGGGGAATGTTCCCCCTGATCCTGATACAAACCAAATCAATTCAGGTCATCGTAATTATGTGTTGTGTACATTCAGGAAGGCAACTACATGCAAATTATATCTTACATAATGTTAACTTACAAAATTAAAAGTGATGAAGCAAAAGAAGAGAATGCCTCAGGATCTATGGTAGTTATAGCGTTGTTATCTAAGTTCCTgtttaaagataaattaatagacatttaataaatatttgtttattgaaaaatatgttttatttaaaaatgttatgtcCCCTatcaaatcagactttgaataggccgttttgttattttaataaagttattcacttccatagaataaaaaaattaaaacaaataatgttttcacttataaaaagacaaagtaaatggttaaattcaacaatttatattttgcttaatatatatatgtttttttggtcaaagtgaatttaaatatttatgtgacaattaaaaacattgttttttttaaatatttggaCAATGTATCTTTAAGACTATATTacgatttaaaatgttatactgAGAGTAACAAGCATTCCTGCTTGAAACTACGGTAGTTATTATACAGTAGAGGTAATGATGAAAGAAAAGTCTATCTGGAGCTGACTACACCACAgactcattcattcattcattcattctttatttagcctttaaaatcgaaatacatttaaaacaaggtaacaaaaacaagacagggtggaaatctaaggaggcaaggataagCAAAAGCAATTATAATCGCTGTAGCTCTCAGGCTTGCTTATCCATCCTtagactaaaaataaaataatttatagtaattaaaatcatataataatatataatttgtttgattcaGTCTTATGGTAAGATTTCATTCTTTTTAAAGTCACGGAAAtatctttaaatcaattaatcaattataattaatgttgttCATTCGAATTCCATTGACTGACACATGTGTTTACTCATTGTTTGTTAGGGCAGTCCATGAAATTCAGTATTAACtggaataattataataaccaTAATTTAGGAAGTATTGAAAAAAACTCCAAATGATTTCAAACATTGGTACCAGTGTTACAGCAATGTTAGGGCAGTCCATGACATCCAGTATCAACTGGAATAATTAGAATAGTTCTAAAAccttaaatgataaataatacaaattatggtCTTGCTAGTTTGAGCAGTAAATTAAGTTAGTTGCAAATCGATTTAATATAAACACTGCATTTaccccttttatttttgttttcaggttaaagtttttatatatatagattctTCCATTTACAGTTTTGTTGGCAACCAAACCCACTGCGCTAATTAGTCTTAAGCTTTACTTGCCCAGCCTGTAAATGTTTTGCTTTATCCTAGAGAATAGTAACCCTTTTATAGTACAAAAGTGTTATTTCAGGCAAGTCGACCAGTGGCTTCAGgttcatcatcataaaataggcataattttacaaaaatgtaattgaaaGATTACACTATAAAATGCATATTGTACAATGTAGTGATTTGGGATAAATTTGTTCAGATATTATACTCACAGTTCTGTCAATTCTGTCAAACCATTAAATGCATTTGCTGGCAATTTCTTTATTTGGTTATTGTCCAACCTCCTATAATAAAGAATACACAgtgaaaagaaattaaaatatccaAGAAATTGTGTCCGCTTGACTTTTCATAATATGACTTTATTCCTGTGGAAACCACTTGTAAATGGACACCTCATAACGGATACTCACATAAAAGTCTGTGTGTCCTTTTTATTCAATATAGTGCATTGGTATGTACCATTAGGGAAGAGTGGAATTACTTTCCCTGGTACCATCTTAAATCATCTCAAACATTTCCATAAGAAGACAGgaaaaacatttcatttgtaTAGATAACTTCtaaaaactttttattttctaaaaataattttaaatactgAAATCTCtgttactttactttaaaatagCCCATATTGGAGAATTAGACGCTATAcattaaattcattcattcattcattctttacttggtccaatataaaaatacatcagAAATTCTTCTTATATACACTGCAGAGATAATAACAATATACGTACATGCAGAAAacaatcaatataaaaaatcaCTGATAAAATATCAATTCTAATTCTCCGACTGGGCAATTATCacaaaatttaattcaatattgtGTTTTGTCTGATTGTGAAATCTACTTTTGACTTACtttataacaaaatttaaacatGAACTCATTTTTTTATGTAGTaattcaattataattataaagtacatatcaataaaaatactcaCAGCAATGTCAATGCAGTTAAACCAAAAAATGCATTTGCTGGCAATGTGCTTATCTTGAAATCTCTCAACCACCTTCAAGATAAAACAATTTAGTATTAACCAATTAGCAGACcatgtattaaaaaataaatttcatgtTTTGCGATATGTATTACATATTATTAAGTCTATTTCGTGAGATCCCTACCTGTATAGACTCTACATATGCCATTATTCCCAATATGGACACCCCTCGTAAGGAAAATGGAATAGTCCAGGCGCCGTAGCGggccgcgtaatttttttttccaggacgaacgtgggcagaaatcatgaataattcatgattaattatgacataatagggatctactgtatgtatcgatgtaaattggggggggggggggggtaggataggggttgatagttgcttttgccttttttacttttctgttaattgttatattttatattgtgaaggatgcacctttgtgctaagtgtgccaccgatctaaaggtgtaattccaaataaataaataaataaaatagggaacattatagagggcgctatataagaatgcaGAGAGATTAAATAATTAGTGCAAACAAcgtttgccaaccgaaatgtttggtctagcggtaaaggctttaacctattacgctgaattatttagagggttaggtttagtatatttaggaagtagatcagctatctttcaattctttataatagaaaataattaaggtaatgaattattcatgacttctgcccacgttcgtcctggaaaaaaaaacacagcGAGGGGAGGCGAGGGGGTTTCTATACAGGTAGGTATCTCACTCATAGACtataccaacaccactgttggtttgtgtaatcaTATACCATCTGTAAGTGGCcatgtttttttgttggttttagTTTGGaacaaaaattattacaaaaattttctaaaatttagttttatttgaaaattctAGAAAGTTTGTAGGAATTCAGAGTAAAAAAATACTCACAGTTGTGGCAGTGATTTCAACCCATTAAATGCATAGGCTTCCAGTGTACTAATTTGATTAGTTTCTTCCACCCACCAGTCAGGACTAAAGAAAAGGAAAGTTCAGTAAGAAAAAATTGCAGTATTCAAAACTATATATACTactataaactataatttaaaaccattagtTACCATTAAAGATGAGATCTAAGAATTCTAATTCTCCGACTGGGTAATTATCacaaaatttaattcaaaattgtgTTTTGTCTGCTTGTGAAATGTTACTTTTCTTTGTTTTCCACGGGATTACACTGTAGTGATATAGGTGGACAACATTATACATCGCAATTCAGTTATTTTTGTAAACACACATATCCCCCCCCCCAGTTTTTTAATGGTGGTGGGGGAGGGGGATCCTGTTGTCACcgctgtaattcaataaatGAAACAGGTAC
Encoded proteins:
- the LOC140054895 gene encoding G-protein coupled receptor GRL101-like; its protein translation is MCTNFKTQECFDYFRYSEYSSLCCLVGAIDVCEPSDAFSSCEDLLKNERLRVLMMIIGLSSVIGNVVVIVSRKFKKDNDSNDFNKAQTTLITNLAVSDLLMAVYLIIIASVDVHYRGRYATAARDWKSSFLCSFAGAISTLSGQLSVFTLMLLSVDRAINIVNPFSTKRLNRTKCRIIIGFGWLFWIVLSFLPVIANELSLSYFGDNYYGKESVCLALPLTRSRWPGWEYAVAIFVAFNGVGFLVIVLSYLTIFLSVKRSGATVNSEQRRKKQLKMARKIGLIVFTDFCCWAPIIVMAIGSETGWMTIPDEIYVWAATFIIPINSSVNPYLYTIAYMFKCKVRQPAPVQIPLNTL